In the Clostridium gelidum genome, AAATTCCCATCAAAATTATCAAATGAATTAAGATTCACGGAAAGTTTTGTTTCTAATCCTTTTTCTAGTACTATTACAAGTGGCTCAAACTCATAACCAATTCCTTTTATGCTTAGACTTTGGGTATCTAAAGATTTAGTAGCTTTTTTTATTAATCTATCAGTAGATACTTTACTTAAATCATCTCCATATATACTTGGAGTTTGCTTTTCACTACTTGCAGCGCCTGCACTTTCAGCTGTGCAACAGCTCATTCCACTACTTGGCGCTGGAATTGATGATTCTGCTTTAGAAGCATCTACAGAATCAAGATTATCTGTAACCTTAATTACTCCTCTTATCATTCCCATCCAGCAACTAAAATTTATATCGCCATCTTTTGGTGTAAATTCTATTATATTTTCACCAGATACTAATTTTTTTTCTATATTTAAAGAAGGTACTACCACTGCATTATTACACGGATTAAGTTTATCTCCTGAAATCATCCATTTTACAGGTATACCCTTTTGAACATAAAAAGCATTAGGAGTATAGCCATTACTATCTGCTGTCATCTTAATTATTTGAACTCCATTTTCAATAGTTGCTTTACCTATATTGTTTGTACTAGCTTGAACTTCACTACCAGAAATACTTTGCCTTAATGTACTCATTATACTTGGAAGCCCTCCAACTCCTGCAAGGGCAAGGCCTCTATTTCCCATCATAATTCCTAGTACTACTACTAAAATTCCACTAAACTTTAATAGCTGCTTTGTATATCCTTTGCTTAACAAACCTGATATTGCTCCAAACGCTAGCATTAAAGGAACTGTTCCTAGGGAAAATAAAAACATAGATATAGCTCCAGCTGCTGCACTACCAGTACCTAATGCATAAAGCTGCATTGTTTGGAGTGGTCCACAAGGCATTAATCCATTTAACATTCCAACCAAAAATGGAGCCTTAGGTTTATTTTTCACGCTATATGAAGACCATGGTAATTTAATATTAAAATTTCTAAATAAAGAGAAACCAGTCATATTTAAACCCATTATTACCATAAATATTCCTGCAAATATTTGAAGTCCAGCTTTTACATTAAGTGATAATGATAATACAGAACCTAAAGCCCCTACAATACCACCTATAATTGTATATGAAGTTACTCTTCCTGCATTATATAAAATCGCAGGCATTAGAGTCTTTAATTTACTTTGTTTTTCATCTACAATACTGTTTTTAGATAAACTTTGCGTAAGCATTATTCCACCACACATTCCAACACAGTGAATAGAAGTAAGCATTCCAACAACAAATAATACCACATAAGATGCATTGTTTAATCTAGCATTCATATCAAAACCTGCTGTTGAATTCCCAAGAAGTACAATAGCTACAACTATAACAAAAAAACCTGCAAATTTAATTGTACTGGGACTTTTTGTGCTATAACCAGCTTTGTTAATGACTTCCTTCAATTGTTCCATGTTGCAACTTTCGCTCTCATATTCAATAGTTACCTGCTGCTTGCTATAGCTAGCCATTGAATTTACGACCCCTGGGACTTTCATCAATGCTTTTTCTACCCTGTTTTCGCAAGAAGTGCATGTCATATTATAAACTTTAATTCTCTCTCTTTTAATACTCATATCTTTTCACCTCTATTTTTATTTTAGTTATATGTCTTTCTCATTTAATTAATTATAATAAAAAGTTATGAAGATTTTATGAGGATGTTAGGATATTTTTAAATTGTTCCTTAGGCTTTGCTTTAACATAGTATTGAAATTTAGATATAAAAAAACAGGATAATCATTACCCCGTTTTTACTCGACACTTTGTACAATTCTGAAATAAATGTTCATCTAAAACTTCTCTAACCACTCCTCTATCATCAAAATGTATTTTTGTGTTTCCTATAATCTTATAATCTTAGTGACTTTTTTCAGCTATTTTTAATGATTACTCATGCTTCCTTCGTTCCCTTAAAAATATGTTTCATAAATAACCTAGTAATTTTTCGCCTAAATCAAAAGAGTACTCTTAAAATAATTTATATTTTAAGGGTACTCCTTTAACTA is a window encoding:
- a CDS encoding urease accessory protein UreH domain-containing protein, translated to MSIKRERIKVYNMTCTSCENRVEKALMKVPGVVNSMASYSKQQVTIEYESESCNMEQLKEVINKAGYSTKSPSTIKFAGFFVIVVAIVLLGNSTAGFDMNARLNNASYVVLFVVGMLTSIHCVGMCGGIMLTQSLSKNSIVDEKQSKLKTLMPAILYNAGRVTSYTIIGGIVGALGSVLSLSLNVKAGLQIFAGIFMVIMGLNMTGFSLFRNFNIKLPWSSYSVKNKPKAPFLVGMLNGLMPCGPLQTMQLYALGTGSAAAGAISMFLFSLGTVPLMLAFGAISGLLSKGYTKQLLKFSGILVVVLGIMMGNRGLALAGVGGLPSIMSTLRQSISGSEVQASTNNIGKATIENGVQIIKMTADSNGYTPNAFYVQKGIPVKWMISGDKLNPCNNAVVVPSLNIEKKLVSGENIIEFTPKDGDINFSCWMGMIRGVIKVTDNLDSVDASKAESSIPAPSSGMSCCTAESAGAASSEKQTPSIYGDDLSKVSTDRLIKKATKSLDTQSLSIKGIGYEFEPLVIVLEKGLETKLSVNLNSFDNFDGNFTILNSDIGGVVSSFKGKKGIVDVEFSIPNSGRYLIVQNNVAVAGIEVTDSLENINLEKVREKYIG